Below is a window of Paremcibacter congregatus DNA.
CTGACGTTAAAAACCACGATCTCTCAGGCCGCATAATGCCTGTCTGGAACGGATGTCGCAGGTTAAAAACCGGTGAGGTTTTCCTGCTCAGTCTTCACTCAGACTATTCCTTTGACAGCCGATATTTTGGCCCGATCTCGCGAAAGAAGATCATCGGTGTCGCCGTATATTTTTGAATATTTTGCAGGATAAGGGACGGTCTTAGCGTCGGTCTTAGTCATAGCCTTAGTCATAGGGCTAGGAGCCTATAGGGGAGAAAATTGGCTACTCTGTGGTTAAGGCCTGCTAACGGTTTCTGAGTAATAATATGCAGCAAGATGATTAAAATTGCCTCACAGATAGCACCGATGCTAACGCCGATCTGAAAAATACTAAAGCGTCCAAAAAAATAACGAGGGCTTTTCTCAAGGCGATATTTTCTGTGGGTTTTTGGGGCGAAAATATGGCCGAAATTTTGAAAAGAAATATAACAAGATAAAAGCGTCTTAGGCGCGGCGCTCCTAAGTCATTGTCTGCACATCTTTTTATCCGGCACCAAATTTTTTGGCCAAAAACAAAGCATTTTTGGTAAGCCCTTGAAGGTAAGAGATAATACCCCTGCCGTATTTTTTTAATCCAATTGTATCAATGACTTACCCATAGGAATAAATCATGACCAACATACCTGAAAATCCCTTCAAACCCAAGCTTGGTAAACCCGGAAACCGAGGTGACCGGTTCAGTAAACGGGTGTTGAAGAAAGTGAGAAGTCTGTCACATGGTATGTCTAGGCCATCATCTGATATGTCAGAGGGCAGAAGCGGCTATACTGGCGAGAGGATCGGCAGGGGTCACTGGGCCGGGAGATATAGTAATAGCCAATATGGCAAATCTGCCGTCCCTGCTGGGGCGCGGCAGGTCATTATTAAAGGCCGGATTATCAAGCTTGCTGGTACAAGTTATTCAAGGGCCATGTCGCATCTTCAATATATTGAACGGGAAGGGGTTGGGCAGGACGGAAAAGAAGCAGAATCCTACGGAAAGTTTGGTGATGATATTGACCTGAAGGAATTTCAAAACCGCAGCGAAGGCGACCGCCATCAGTTCCGTTTTATTGTCTCGGCAGAGGATGGCGTTGAGATTGAAGATCATAAGTCCTTCACCCGGGATTTAATGGCTAAAATGGAGCAGGATTTACAGACCAAACTTGACTGGGTAGCGGTTGATCATTTTGACACAGATCATCCTCATACACATCTTGTCTTAAGAGGTGTGGACGATAAAGGCAAAGACCTAATCATCGCCAAATCCTATATGAGTTACGGCATGAGAAATATGGCCTCAGATATCCTGACACAGGAACTCGGACCCCGCACAGAAATGGAAATCCTGCAACAGGTAAGACGACAGGTGGATCAGGACAGATTGACGGATATTGATCGGGATATTATCAACTACAGCCGGGCCCATATGATGCATCCAGATGGCGGGACCTATTCCGCCAATCTGGTCACAGCCCGTTTGAAGAAGCTTTCCAAAATGGGACTGGCCCAGTATCAGGGCAGTAACTATTGGCGATTGTCCCCAAATATGAAAGACACATTACAGATGATGGGGGAAAGGGGTGATATTATCAAAATTCTTCACCGTAATCTGTATGGCGCCGGCAAAGATAACTTAAAACAGAAAGCGCTGATTTTTGGCCTTGATGCAACCTCTCAAAACCATATCACAGGTGAACTGATCAAGGTTGGTTTGTCAGATGAACTTAACGACAGGCGCTATATCATTCTGGACGGCACAGACGGTAACCATTGGTATGTGGATATGGGAGAGCTGGAACAGATCAGTGATCTAAATCAAGGTATGATTATTTCTGTGAAAGCGGCTCACAAGCAAGCATCACAGGTGGATCATCGCATTGCGGCTATTGCCCATCAGAACG
It encodes the following:
- a CDS encoding DUF3363 domain-containing protein; the protein is MTNIPENPFKPKLGKPGNRGDRFSKRVLKKVRSLSHGMSRPSSDMSEGRSGYTGERIGRGHWAGRYSNSQYGKSAVPAGARQVIIKGRIIKLAGTSYSRAMSHLQYIEREGVGQDGKEAESYGKFGDDIDLKEFQNRSEGDRHQFRFIVSAEDGVEIEDHKSFTRDLMAKMEQDLQTKLDWVAVDHFDTDHPHTHLVLRGVDDKGKDLIIAKSYMSYGMRNMASDILTQELGPRTEMEILQQVRRQVDQDRLTDIDRDIINYSRAHMMHPDGGTYSANLVTARLKKLSKMGLAQYQGSNYWRLSPNMKDTLQMMGERGDIIKILHRNLYGAGKDNLKQKALIFGLDATSQNHITGELIKVGLSDELNDRRYIILDGTDGNHWYVDMGELEQISDLNQGMIISVKAAHKQASQVDHRIAAIAHQNGGIYSEGKHRDFDPKASAAYIQSHVRRLESLRRYGIGEREKGGIWRIPPDFTNCVEKLQKQFAQKAPMAMTINSAYALDQLVDGEGYGWLDRNLDEKEKTGLFSGGFGRKVRQALAQRRSWLLRQGLIQQKGARFLYPKDFAAKLAKREMTKIAVTIAKQTGKKYSPMGDKGDVSGTYVRKLNLKSGQYAILEKSKEFTLVPWRPVMERAKGQVISGMISRGNISWSIGQGVWF